The nucleotide sequence ACAGATCAACGCTTTCCATGCGGCATCGCGAGCTCTTTTTGAAGCCATCCCCGAACGGGCGGACACAACGGACAGGTTGTTGTTGATTGTGCTGGGACAAGGGGCGGATGTCTCGCGTCCATCGTTGATGCGTAAACTGGCGCGGCAGGGGATTCGGCTGGAAGGAATCGACGCCGCGAGCGCGAAGGCGCAAATGCTGGTGGAAATAGCCGACCGCGCAAAACGAATGCCAGCGTCATACACACACTGGTACGTGGATGGCGGTGCTGCGTGGGATGTAGCTGCTTCCTCCGGTCCTGTCGTGAGTACGAGTTATGCGCAGCTCGCGCCGTTGCGCAGTCATGTGTTGGCGCAGATGAAGTCGATCCTGCAGAGCGGCCAGTCAGGTGCGGAGAAGATGCGCACACAGCTTTCCGAGATGTCGGCGCAAGCCTCCGGAGGTTCGCGCGTCACTCCTGACCCTGTCCTGCAGCGCTTTTATACAGAGTTGTTTACTGAAGGCTCTGGAACGCAGATATTCAGCACGTCGTTCGTTCAGTGGGCAGGCAGGGAACTGGCGCGGCGTGCGCAACCGGCGACGCTCCTGTTGCGTTACGGCCCACGCCAACGCCACCGTGGCTTGAACGAGATGGTGGAAGAACCGGATTCCACGACGCCCGATCCAGAGGGTTCGTTGGTAGATGCGGAAATGAACGCGTTCTATAACTGGATCGCGATGAAGCGGATCACCGCGCCGGGCCGTCTCACCACTCTGGCATGGGCCGAGGGAAGTTCGCGCGCGGTGTTGATCAGCCCGGGCACGAAACCAAACACAATCTCCAGCCGCCCGCTCACCATCTCGCAGGCTCTTCGTGCAAAGTACGTCTGATACCTGCATGTACTTTGCACGAAGCTAAATCAGGTTAGAAGGTTCCGAGCCGGATCTTCACGACCGTGTCGGGGCCGCGATGGAAGTTCAGACCGCGGTCCGTCTGATCACCGTTCCAAAGGCGCATGGGTTTCCATGTGCCGTTTTCATAGCGGCCTTCTTCGGCAGAGAGAATCTGCATGCGGATGCCTGGCAGTTTTCCTTCCGTGTGAAAAGCAACGCTGCTTTCAATCCCGGTAACAAGAAACTCGTCCGGTCCAAGCTGTGCGACAAGCGCTCGTCCCTCATGGTTCGCTGTACCGGGGACACGCTGTCCGTCGCGTTGCGGAAAGCCGAAGCGGACCGAGGCTTTCCATTTGCCGAAATCCAATTCCTGTTCAGGCTGGCCCGGCAGCTCCATTGCGGTCTTCAAGGACCCCTGGAAGTTCAGCAGGGCAATCTCGCGTGCCATGGGATTCAACAACGCGTAATTCCTTGTGTGCGCTACAGGACCTTCACCTTCTTTGAAGGTCCATCCTGTGTCGTCCACTCCGAACGGTGAGAAGCCAATGGCCCCATGCCCAAGGGCCAGGAAGAAGTACGGCGCATAGTCATCGCCGTTACCTGTCTCAGGAACCCACAGAGCGTTATCAGGCCTTGCATATGTCTCCAACACTTTTGTGTAGAACGCCGGATCAGAGGAGTAGATGTCCGGGCCGATCACATCGATAGATGGTGCAAGAACCTTCCACAACGGAAGCATCCACTGCGTTGGTCCGCCAGACGGATATTGAATGCTGGCATTGCGCACCTGTCGCTCTGGAAGCTCTGCAATGGGGTACGAGAGCCACACATTGCAATACATTGGTATGTTGAATTTCGTCTTGCCTGCCGCGGCGATTTCATTGACGTACTTCGCCTGGTGATACGCTTGGAAAGTTTCATCGGCGTCTCCACCAAAGACCTCGCTCCAACTGCCAGATTTCGTATGCAGAACACGTGTAAGCTCCGCAGGAACGGCGCCGGCGAACTCGCGGTTCGAGGCAGCAGAGAAATCGCGGGGAGATCCAATGTTGCCGGACTCATTCTCTACCTGCACCAGGATGACCGTGTGATCGCTTGCATCGATCTCTGCAAGATGGCCTATCAGTGCTTCGAAGGCATGCTTGTCGGCATCAAGATTTGTTTGTGACTGCGCGGAAAGTACGTCAATGGGATCGCCATTGCGGTTGATCACGCGCTGATATTTTTGCGGATTCGTCTTTACCCACTCCGGGACGTAGTGCATGTTGCCGTTCTTCCACGTTCCAAACCAAAGCACGACCAGCCGAAGATTGTGTTCGCGGCTGCCTTTCACAAGCTGATCGACGGAAGAGAAGTCGAACTGTCCCGGATGTGGCTCAAGCTGCTCCCAATAAATGGGTGCCTCGATGGTATTGGCGTGCATGCGTTGCAGAGCAGGCCACACTTTCGGCAGCGTGGAAGCCCATGTGCTGGAATTATTGATCTGCGCTCCCAGTACAAGGTACGGAGCGCCATCGACAAATAAGGCATGATGACCATCGCGCACCACCATATGCGGCGGCTGCGATGTCTGCGCATGACACACAGACGTGATCGCGCAACATAGGGCAGCAGCCATGAACCGCAGAATCAAGCGTTGCAGGGCAGAGAACTGAATCATCGAAAGCTATCCTTTCCATCGGCTGCTATGGCTGTTTATCCACGGTAAGGATGCGGACGATCTTCTGCATCCTCAGGCTGTTGGCGTCCTTGTTTTCCTGGCGATACTTCATCTCAAGCTGCACTTGCGCCACTGCTTCTTCGCGACGTCCCATGCGGCTATACGCGCGCGACAGGCGATAGTGCGCGTCGGCGAAATCAGGTTGTAGTGCGATAGCACGCTCTAACGATGTAGCGCTCTCGTTCCATTGATTGCGCGATTGCTGTAGGACGCCCATCTGATACCAGGCGTCTGCAAGCTTCGGGTCTGCGTGCAGCGCATTCTGCAACAGTTGCTCGGCGGTCTGCGTATCGCGCGTTTCTGTTGGGCGTTGAAGGATCGCAGTGGCTGCATAAGTTGCAGCGACGGCATTTTCGGGATGCTCCTTCGCGAAACCTTCCAGTGCAGTGCACTCTTTCAACGACGCAGCTGTTGTATCGGCGCAGCTTCGGCCTAGCATGTCCGCAGCCAATGTGTCGTTGGGCGAATGCAGCAGCATGGTGTAGAACTCTGGGGCGGCCAACGAATACATTGCGTTATTGAAATACGCCGCCCCCAATGCGAGATGCATTCGTTGGCTATCAGTGAATTTTTGCGTGCCGTACTTCAGAATTTCGATAGCCGGACCGAAGGTGCGATGTTGTAGCAACTCATTTCCATACGCGACAATCATCGGCTCGGATGGATCGAGCCGCGCAGCACTTTCAAAGGAACGAGCGGCTTCTTCGAAATCGCCAGTGGCTTCGGCCGCTTCTGCGAGTAGCGCCAGGGCAGGAGCCGACTGTTGCAGACCGTCCGCTGAGCGCAGCACGTCGCGCGCCTCGGATGCGCGATGGCTTTGCAGAAGCGCTGACGCCCAGTCCATGCGCAGTTCCAGAGGTGTTGCCTGACCAGCGGCACTGAGATTTGCGCTCGCTTTTTGGAAGGCTACGACTGCATCGGATGGGCGCTTGCTTTGTATGAGAGCCGCAGCCAGAACCAACTGGACATCGGCCCGGCTTGGAGTACGGGATGCGATCTTTTGCAGCAGTGGCAATGCTGAATCGCTGTTGCCTGTTTTCAATTCTGCTAGTGCAAGATTGAACGCGATGGCATCGTCGGTTGGACGAAGTGCGTGGGCCTGGCGAAGAAATGGAACAGCCGCGTTGATGTTCTCTGATTCAGCAAGAGCCATGCCTGCGGCTGCTTGAAGTTCGAATCGACAAGGATACTTCTTTGCAAGAGCAAGGAGATCCGGCTGCGCGGAGGCAATGTCATTGGCATCCAGACTTGCAAGAGCCTTGCGCTCTTTCGCCGCATCTTCCGGTGTCATGGTCTTAGCTGCACATGATGCTGTCCCGGAATGAACGACGTTGTTCTTTGCGGAAGATGTCTGCGCAGCCATCCGCACGCCTATGAGCGTGAGTGCAACCGAAGGGATGAGTAGGATGCGGCGCACGAACCTTCCGAGCAAAGTGGAGTGTTTCCTAAGCAGGAAATGCAGCCGGTCTCCCGGCTGCATTCCAGTGTAAGCACAGCAGACGCGTTAGAAGTTGATCTTCGCGGCGAACTGCCAGAATCGCGAGTCCGGGTAGAACTGTCCCAGACTGCGGGCTGAGGTGATTTGTCCGCCGCCGGTTCCAATGTTTGCATCGGGGTTGCCGTAGGCAGGAGTGTTGAGCAGGTTGAAGTAATCGGCACGCAGTTGCAGAGAAGTTTCACGCCAGATGGTGAAGTTCTTGAACAGCGAGCCATTGATGCGCTCGTAGCCGGGGCCATAGATCGTGTTGCGTGGTGACCCGAGATAGCGCAGCGCTGAGAGCCCACTGATCTGTGCACCCGCCGGAACTGCCGGAGGATTCACGAAGGAGCAGGGGTTGTACCAGTGCTTGGGCGTCCGCGTCTGTGTGGGGCAAGTGAACCCTGCAAGGTCGGTACGGCTTGCGTCAGGTGATCCGCCTCCCTTGAACGGACTGCTGATGAGGTACGGGTGCGTGGTGGCGCCGGATTGCGTGGTAACGCTGCTGTTCATGCTGAAGGGGTTTCCCGTCTGCGCGATGAACGTCAGGCTGTTGGTCCAGCCACCAAACACTATGTTCATGAAACCGGGATGATTGCCGTACTTGCGTCCCACACCATACGGGATGGCATAGGAACCATTGATGGTGAAGCGATGGCGAACGTCGATCGGCGAATTGCTGTAATCGGCACCGATGCCGATCAGGTTTGGGTTCCGATAACCCGCATCGCCGGTGCTGCCCAGCGGTGTGGGAGAGTTATCGAGTGCGTGCGCGTAGGTGTAACTGGCCAGAAAGCTGAGGCCATTATTCATGCGTTTGTCCAGCTTGGCCTGGAGTGAGTTGTAGTTTGACGCGCCTGCATACGAGCTGTATGCCGTACCGCCAATCGTCGGGAACGGACGATACGGCGTGACGTCTACACCCGGTGCCAGGAGTGCGACTGGACCATTCTTATCGGGGAACACGATGAGGTGACGTGAGTTCGATCCTACGTAGGACACGCTTGCAGCAAGCGTGGGTGAAACTGAGTATTCGAAGGCAACGTTGAACTGCTGGCTGTAAGGCGTCTTCACCTGTGCATCCGAACCGCGTAGGGTCGGATTCGACACAGAATTCTGCAGCCCTGCATTGATAGCATCCGTGAAGCCTCTCTCCAGCGTGATGCCGTTGTTCTGGCAATTCGTCGTAGTGCAGGCTCCGTGCAGTGTGGTGGAGTTGTATCCTGACTCAAACTCGAACGGATAGTTGAGACCAAGATTCGGGTAGTAGCCTGCGCTTTCGAGTCCACCAAAGAAGACGCCGTAACCCGCGCGCATCACAAGGCGATCTCTAACTTTGTAGGCGAAACCGACCCGTGGGGCGAAGTTCGACTTCTGTGGCTGCACAAGGAAGCGATTACCCGTGTATTGG is from Terriglobus sp. TAA 43 and encodes:
- a CDS encoding tetratricopeptide repeat protein, translated to MRRILLIPSVALTLIGVRMAAQTSSAKNNVVHSGTASCAAKTMTPEDAAKERKALASLDANDIASAQPDLLALAKKYPCRFELQAAAGMALAESENINAAVPFLRQAHALRPTDDAIAFNLALAELKTGNSDSALPLLQKIASRTPSRADVQLVLAAALIQSKRPSDAVVAFQKASANLSAAGQATPLELRMDWASALLQSHRASEARDVLRSADGLQQSAPALALLAEAAEATGDFEEAARSFESAARLDPSEPMIVAYGNELLQHRTFGPAIEILKYGTQKFTDSQRMHLALGAAYFNNAMYSLAAPEFYTMLLHSPNDTLAADMLGRSCADTTAASLKECTALEGFAKEHPENAVAATYAATAILQRPTETRDTQTAEQLLQNALHADPKLADAWYQMGVLQQSRNQWNESATSLERAIALQPDFADAHYRLSRAYSRMGRREEAVAQVQLEMKYRQENKDANSLRMQKIVRILTVDKQP
- a CDS encoding DUF5597 domain-containing protein: MIQFSALQRLILRFMAAALCCAITSVCHAQTSQPPHMVVRDGHHALFVDGAPYLVLGAQINNSSTWASTLPKVWPALQRMHANTIEAPIYWEQLEPHPGQFDFSSVDQLVKGSREHNLRLVVLWFGTWKNGNMHYVPEWVKTNPQKYQRVINRNGDPIDVLSAQSQTNLDADKHAFEALIGHLAEIDASDHTVILVQVENESGNIGSPRDFSAASNREFAGAVPAELTRVLHTKSGSWSEVFGGDADETFQAYHQAKYVNEIAAAGKTKFNIPMYCNVWLSYPIAELPERQVRNASIQYPSGGPTQWMLPLWKVLAPSIDVIGPDIYSSDPAFYTKVLETYARPDNALWVPETGNGDDYAPYFFLALGHGAIGFSPFGVDDTGWTFKEGEGPVAHTRNYALLNPMAREIALLNFQGSLKTAMELPGQPEQELDFGKWKASVRFGFPQRDGQRVPGTANHEGRALVAQLGPDEFLVTGIESSVAFHTEGKLPGIRMQILSAEEGRYENGTWKPMRLWNGDQTDRGLNFHRGPDTVVKIRLGTF